TCTTCGAGAATCCGGAGCCGAGTTCGATGAGTACATCTATGCATGGGTGGAAACCCTGCAGAACGCCTGGTTCGGTCGCCGAGAGACTTGGGATACCCTGCTCACCGCCATCAACGGCACGGACCCTGCGGCACCCCACATCGCCAGTGCCGAACTCATGTTGAAGATCCTCTACCCACCACTTGAAGTTTTTCATCGCTACCAGAGGCGAGAGCCAGAACGGTTCAATGCGGCCCTGGCAGACGCACTCATCTGGCACCGCGAGTATTGGTCTGCCGACCAGGCGCGCGCCAAGAGCGGTGAGGGGTTGGTGGCTCTGGGTCCGCTCGCCGTCGCCTGCATGGCCTTCGACGCGGATATCCCTGTTCAGGTGGAGTCCGAGTACCTACCCAAGTATCTCTTGGAACGTAGGTGGGTCGGACATATTCCCACCTGAACGGAAGATCAAGATGTTCGAACCGCTCGCTGGACTTCTCCCCGGTTGGGGCAAGGTGGTCAGGAGACAGAGTGACGTGGCTGGGGCGTCGTCGGCCTGCGTCGCTGGCGCCGGTACCGCATTGCGTCTGCAACGCGGTATGAGAGAGCATGTTCGATGACTGCGAGCCCCGCACGGCCCGGTGAGGGATCCCGATCGGCCAACCGCAGTGGATAACTCAGTGGCCCCCAGCGAACCGGAATCATTACGTGTCAGCCCAGGACTACGACAGTCAGCTTCTTGAGTCGGTGGCGGTCCGCCGGCGTCGGTTGCGTGATGCCGTGTTGTTCGGTGCGCAGCGGCAGCGGCGCACCGTGGATGAGCGGCTCGGGAAGGCGTTCGCGGGTGTGGTGATCGCCGCGGTGGTGTGCGCCGGTTGTGTGGGGTGGTCGTTCATCTCGCACCGGGTGATCGGGAAGGGGCCTTACGGGACGTCGGTGCCTGCCCCGGCCGTACCCTCCGCGCCCGCCTCCGGTAAGGCCGACGGAGCACCGCAGTCTGCGAATTCGGCTCGATGATAGGTTCGAACGCGTGATATCCCGGGGGATTGTGAACCGTACGGCGCTGAGTCGGGTGACGTTGGTCGGTGAACGACGGCGGGTGGATCTGGTGCTGCCGTCCCGGGAGCCGGTCGGGCTGTTGCTGCCGGAGGTGATGCGGCTTCTCGAGGACCGGGTGGACGAGCGTCCCCTGGTCCGGCATCTGGTGAAGGCCGACGGCAGCGCCCTGGAGCCGGATGACACGTTGGAGTCGGCCGAAGTGCCCGACGGTGCTGTGCTGCGTCTGGTGCGGGTCGAGGATGCGCCGTCCGCGCCGGTGGTCCATGACGTGAGTGACGAGGCGGCCGGCGATCTGGATGTGCGGGGCTGGCGGTGGGACGCGCGGGCGCGGCGGATCGCGGCAGCGGGCGCGGGCGTGGTGTGGGCACTCGCCGCCGGGTTCATCGCCCGGCAGGGTTTCGAGGCCAGGGCCGCCGGATGGGGACTCCTTGTGAGTGCCGTGGTCGCCGCGGTGGCCGGTGTGCTGCTGGGCAGGGCCGGGCGCAAGGGACTGGCCGCGGCTCTGGTCGGGGTGAGTGCCGCTGTGGGCGCCCAGGGTGCTTGGGCGTTGGCCGACGCCCAAGCATGGTCGGGGGCGGTACGGCTGGCGGCGCTGCTCTCGGTCGTCGTGATGGCATTGCTGCTGCTCGGCTGGTTCTCGTCGTTCGGGCGGGGTGCTCTGCTGGGGGCAGGGGCCGTGGCCGGCGCCGGTGCGTTCTGGGAGGTCGCGCTCGCCTTCCAGGCGGGTGGTACGAGTGCGGGTGAATCGGCTCGCGCCGGGGCCTTGCTGGCCGTGGTGTCCGTGGTGGCGCTCGGGGTGCTGCCGCGGTTGGCGCTCGCCGCATCCGGACTGTCCGGGTTGGACGACCGGCGCTCCTCGGGAACATCGGTCAGTCGTTACCAGGTGGCCGCCGCCCTGGCCGCCACGCACCGAGGGTTGGCGCTGGCGACGGTCGTCACCGCGGTCTCCGGTGCCGTCGCCGGAGTGCTGGCGGTGCGTGCCATCACCGTATGGACGGCTGCGCTGGCCGTCACCGTCACGTTCGTCCTCGCGCTGCGGGCGCGCGCCTACCCGCTGGTTGCGGAGGTGGTTGCGCTGTTCGCGGCGTCCATGGTGGTGGCGTTGCGGCTGGCCTGGTTGTGGCTGGAGCACTCCGGACCGACAGCTCCGCTCGCCGTTCTCGGCGTACTGGTCGTGCTGTCCTTGGGTGTGCTTGCCGTGCAGCCCGCCGAGCATGTGCGGGTGCGGCTGCGCAAGGCCGGCGACGTGCTGGAGTCGACCGCTGTGATCGCTCTGTTCCCGCTGCTGCTCGGGGTGTTCGGGGTGTACGGGCGGCTGCTGGGCACCTTCGCCTGAGGAGGGGGCAGTGATGACGACTCCAGGCCGCTGGCA
This genomic interval from Streptomyces sp. NBC_00557 contains the following:
- a CDS encoding immunity 49 family protein — translated: MVNRIPRHDFPVEDVDEAMEPIVQSVEEALSELETSEFDRFDALDYSLTLAKWSCLADPMVEEFATWGTWVTAMQVGSGLFISGTAAEGPVPCHIGINGEVKNLPATGPQQYLHAGNWLTSYYLAVICRENDRLDQLARVPVSFLRESGAEFDEYIYAWVETLQNAWFGRRETWDTLLTAINGTDPAAPHIASAELMLKILYPPLEVFHRYQRREPERFNAALADALIWHREYWSADQARAKSGEGLVALGPLAVACMAFDADIPVQVESEYLPKYLLERRWVGHIPT
- the eccD gene encoding type VII secretion integral membrane protein EccD; amino-acid sequence: MISRGIVNRTALSRVTLVGERRRVDLVLPSREPVGLLLPEVMRLLEDRVDERPLVRHLVKADGSALEPDDTLESAEVPDGAVLRLVRVEDAPSAPVVHDVSDEAAGDLDVRGWRWDARARRIAAAGAGVVWALAAGFIARQGFEARAAGWGLLVSAVVAAVAGVLLGRAGRKGLAAALVGVSAAVGAQGAWALADAQAWSGAVRLAALLSVVVMALLLLGWFSSFGRGALLGAGAVAGAGAFWEVALAFQAGGTSAGESARAGALLAVVSVVALGVLPRLALAASGLSGLDDRRSSGTSVSRYQVAAALAATHRGLALATVVTAVSGAVAGVLAVRAITVWTAALAVTVTFVLALRARAYPLVAEVVALFAASMVVALRLAWLWLEHSGPTAPLAVLGVLVVLSLGVLAVQPAEHVRVRLRKAGDVLESTAVIALFPLLLGVFGVYGRLLGTFA